The Chitinophaga caeni genome segment CTGCGTGATACTATTTTTATGTGTAAATGTATTTTTTGCTTGAAAAAAGCGGATGGTCCGCGATAACATCAGTAACGCGTTGCTATACGATTTAAAGCATGCGCTGAACAACAGGAATAAATTGAGATATACAGGTGGATTTTTGTAAATGGTATGTTCAACATCTGTTTGATAGTTGGGGATATTCTTTAGCGTGGCATCCTCGTTGATATTTACCAAGGTGATTACCAAATTATTTAGGTTCAAGAGTTCTCCCTCTTCTATCGCGGCTAAGTTTTCAGCTTTGATATAAGGTTTCACAACACCTGGGAGATCGCTGGCTGGGAATCCATCCGTATAAACCGTAAGTTGTTCTTTTAAAAATTCAATGGACTTAAAAATCATGAATAA includes the following:
- a CDS encoding DUF4255 domain-containing protein, translated to MIFKSIEFLKEQLTVYTDGFPASDLPGVVKPYIKAENLAAIEEGELLNLNNLVITLVNINEDATLKNIPNYQTDVEHTIYKNPPVYLNLFLLFSACFKSYSNALLMLSRTIRFFQAKNTFTHKNSITQVKDMDSFHLVMDLYSPSFEQVNYIWSTLGGKQRPFVMYKLRMVEMKRESIDETRGIIKTISMENSSILK